The window CCATCAGCCGAGGTGAAAACCTCGGAGATGCCACCTCTAATCTTGATTCATATGTGGAGGTGAGTGCTATTCTTAAAGCTCATGCTGTGAATTTAGAGAAGATGGCAAACGATATGCGCCTCCTAGCTTCAGATATCACTAAGCCTAATTTTAGTATTCCACAACGACAGGTTGGCAGCTCTATAATGCCCGGAAAAGTGAATCCTGTAATTCCTGAGTTTATCATTTCTAGCATGCATCAAGTTTATTGTAATGATATGTTGATAAGTAATCTATCTGCAAAAAGTGACTTTGAGCTCAATGCCTATTTACCGTCGATTGGTAATGCTTTATTAGAGAACCTGAAATTATTAATTGCTGCTAATCAGAGTTTAGAGCAAAACTTGCTTCACGGTATAAAAATTGATACGCAAAACTCGGAGGAGGATTTTTATAAAAGCGCTTCCTTAACTACGGTTTTAAGTCCCTTAATCGGCTATCATAAAGCCGCTGAAATGGCAAAATTGATGAAGCAAAAGCAGACCAGTATTTTTCAAGCCAATCAAGAATTGAACTTACTTGGCGAAGAAAAGCTGAAAGAGATGATGAAACCGGAAAGTTTAACCGCTTTAGGATTCTCCATAAAAGATTTAATGTAATTTCTTAAAGAATAAAGAGTGTTGGCTTTTTCTGCTCCCCTGTCTAACTGCTTTAGCCAGGTAGCCTTTAGGGTAAGGGGCAATCAAAAAAAGCTAAAAAGATTTATCATACAATAATATAAGATGTCAAAAGGAAAAGATCAAAAACCACATATAGGTATTTTCGGAAGAAGAAATAATGGTAAGAGTTCGCTTATTAATTGCTTAGCAGATCAAGATATTGCCATAGTTAGCGATGTAGCCGGAACGACTACAGATCCAGTTAAGAAATCCATGGAAATTGATGGCATTGGCCCAGTGGTTTTGGTAGATACTGCTGGAATTGATGATACTGGAGATTTAGGGAAGCAAAGAATAAAGAAAAGTATGCAGACCATTCCCAATATGGATTTGGCTGTGCTTGTGATTACCAATAATGCTTGGGATGCTTTTGAGGAGGATTTAGTCAATAAATTTCAGAAGAAGGATGTTAATTTTATAGTGGTTCATAATAAAACGGATCAATATCCCATTTCTGATGCATTTTTAAAAGAAACAGAAGCACGAGTAGGTGGAAACCTAATCCCATTTAGCTGCTTAAAGGCCGATAATTTGGAACGATTGATAGAAGAAATGCGGAAGAATATTCCAGAATCCGCTTATCAATCGAATACCTTAATTGGAGATTTAATTTCGGCTGGTGATACTGTATTATTGGTCACACCTATTGATGATGAAGCTCCAGAAGGGCGTTTGATTCTTCCTCAAGTTCAGTTGATTAGAGATATTTTGGATAATGATGCTGTGGCAGTAGTATTAAAAGAGCGAGAGCTAGACGAGCACATCAGTAAAATGAGTCCGAAGCCAGCACTAGTGGTAACAGATAGTCAGGTGTTCTTGAAAGTGGATGGTTCGGTGCCAAATGATATTCCCATGACCAGCTTTAGTATTGTTTTAGCGAGGCAAAAAGGAAACTTTGAGCATTATTTAAAAGGAACTTATCAGCTCGGTGAATTAAAAGATGGAGATAAGATTCTTCTTTTAGAATCTTGCACCCATCACGTATCCTGTGATGATATTGGTCGAGTGAAAATCCCTCGCTGGCTCGATCAGTTTAGTGGCAAGAAATTAGAGTATACCGTGGTTTCTGGTTTAGATCAGGTGCCAGGAGAAATTACAGATTATGCCATTGTCATACAATGTGGAGGTTGTGTCATCACTAAAAAACAAGTTCATAATAGATTAATGCCAGCCATTGAAGCAGGAGTTCCAGTAACTAATTATGGAATGGCCATAGCTTTTGTGCAAGGCATTTATCATAGGGCTATTCTGCCTTTCACCAAAGAGGATAGGGATAATTCTATTTATTTGTAATATTCCTCATTCCTAATAATTATTGTTAAAATTATTTTTAAACTTGATATTACAATATTACGTACATATATTTGTACAAAATATTGTAATATGTTAACAGCAACTATATCGGATTTCCGGAAAGACATTAAGAAATATCTTGATCGAGTCACTCAGAATTTTGAAACCCTAATTATTAATAGAGGAAAAGATAGCGGAGTTGTAGTTTTGTCTTTGGATGAGTATAATGCTTTAACAACGACTCAACATGAAATGTCTTCTGCAAGTAATGAGAAAAGATTAGACGCTGCCATTCAGAAAATGAAAGTTGGCGATTCTTTTGAAAAAGAAATTCTTGAACCTTGATTTCCAACATTTATAAACTATGAAGTATATATTTGTTGATGAGTCATGGGAAGATTATTTATATTGGCAGAAGTATGACAAAAAGAACCTCAAAAAAATAAATGAACTTATAAAGGCAATCGCTCGTCACCCATTTTCTGGCAAGGGAAAACCAGAACCTTTAAAACATAAGTATAAGGGGTATTGGTCAAGAAGAATTGATGGAGAACACCGATTG is drawn from Lentimicrobium sp. L6 and contains these coding sequences:
- the hydF gene encoding [FeFe] hydrogenase H-cluster maturation GTPase HydF, whose product is MSKGKDQKPHIGIFGRRNNGKSSLINCLADQDIAIVSDVAGTTTDPVKKSMEIDGIGPVVLVDTAGIDDTGDLGKQRIKKSMQTIPNMDLAVLVITNNAWDAFEEDLVNKFQKKDVNFIVVHNKTDQYPISDAFLKETEARVGGNLIPFSCLKADNLERLIEEMRKNIPESAYQSNTLIGDLISAGDTVLLVTPIDDEAPEGRLILPQVQLIRDILDNDAVAVVLKERELDEHISKMSPKPALVVTDSQVFLKVDGSVPNDIPMTSFSIVLARQKGNFEHYLKGTYQLGELKDGDKILLLESCTHHVSCDDIGRVKIPRWLDQFSGKKLEYTVVSGLDQVPGEITDYAIVIQCGGCVITKKQVHNRLMPAIEAGVPVTNYGMAIAFVQGIYHRAILPFTKEDRDNSIYL
- a CDS encoding Txe/YoeB family addiction module toxin, translated to MKYIFVDESWEDYLYWQKYDKKNLKKINELIKAIARHPFSGKGKPEPLKHKYKGYWSRRIDGEHRLIYQVKDEEIRILKCRFHYD
- a CDS encoding type II toxin-antitoxin system Phd/YefM family antitoxin, with protein sequence MLTATISDFRKDIKKYLDRVTQNFETLIINRGKDSGVVVLSLDEYNALTTTQHEMSSASNEKRLDAAIQKMKVGDSFEKEILEP